A region from the Vicia villosa cultivar HV-30 ecotype Madison, WI linkage group LG3, Vvil1.0, whole genome shotgun sequence genome encodes:
- the LOC131660418 gene encoding 26S proteasome regulatory subunit 10B homolog A-like translates to MSSTESDDAIRRRNNAVKDYRRKLLNHKELDSRIRSVREKLRNAKKDFNKTEDDLKSFQSVGQIVGEVLRPLDDQRMIVKASSGPRYVVGCRSKVDKEKLASGTRVVLDMTTLTIMRILPREVDPVVYNMLHEDPGNVSYSAVGGLSDQIRELRESIELPLMNPELFLRVGIKPPKGVLLYGPPGTGKTLLARAIASNIEANFLKVVSSAIIDKYIGESSRLIREMFGYARDHQPCIIFMDEIDAIGGRRFSEGTSADREIQRTLMELLNQLDGFDQLGKVKIIMATNRPDVLDPALLRPGRLDRKIEIPLPNEQSRMEVLKIHAAGIAKHGEIDYEAVVKLAEGFNGADLRNVCTEAGMAAIRAERDYVIHEDFMKAVRKLTEAKKLEASAHYNADFGKE, encoded by the exons ATGTCGTCAACCGAGTCCGATGATGCCATACGACGTCGTAACAATGCCGTCAAAGATTATCGCAGAAAGCTTCTCAATCACAAGGAACTCGATTCCAGAATTCGATCAG TTAGAGAGAAATTGCGGAATGCGAAGAAGGATTTCAATAAAACAGAGGATGATTTGAAGTCTTTTCAGAGTGTTGGTCAAATTGTTGGCGAGGTTCTTAGGCCTCTTGATGATCAACGCA tgATTGTTAAAGCGAGCAGTGGACCAAGGTATGTTGTGGGCTGTCGTAGTAAGGTGGACAAGGAGAAGCTGGCTTCAGGAACTCGAGTTGTGCTGGATATGACTACTCTAACCATTATGCGAATTCTTCCCCGTGAA GTTGACCCAGTTGTGTATAATATGCTACATGAAGACCCTGGAAATGTTAGCTACTCTGCAGTTGGAGGGCTTTCAGATCAGATTCGAGAACTAAGGGAATCAATTGAATTGCCTCTAATGAATCCCGAGCTTTTTCTTAGGGTTGGAATCAAACCACCGAAG GGTGTTCTTCTCTATGGACCTCCTGGAACTGGGAAGACATTATTGGCGAGAGCAATTGCCAGCAATATTGAAGCTAACTTCTTGAAG GTTGTATCCAGTGCTATAATTGATAAGTATATTGGTGAAAGTTCAAGACTGATTAGGGAAATGTTTGGATATGCTCGTGATCATCAG CCTTGCATCATATTCATGGATGAGATTGATGCCATTGGTGGACGGCGTTTCAGTGAGGGAACAAGTGCTGATCGGGAAATTCAAAGAACCCTCATGGAGCTTCTTAACCAGCTAGATGGATTTGATCAGCTTGGAAAG GTTAAAATTATTATGGCTACAAATAGGCCTGATGTTCTTGACCCTGCCCTTCTTCGCCCTGGTCGACTTGATCGGAAAATTGAGATTCCATTACCAAATGAGCAGTCCAGGATGGAAGTCCTAAAAATCCATGCTGCTGGAATTGCAAAGCATGGTGAAATTGACTATGAAGCAGTTGTTAAGCTTGCTGAG GGGTTCAATGGTGCCGATCTTCGTAATGTTTGCACTGAAGCTGGGATGGCTGCCATTCGTGCCGAACGTGATTATGTAATTCATGAAGATTTCATGAAG GCCGTCCGCAAATTGACTGAAGCAAAGAAACTGGAAGCAAGTGCCCATTACAATGCGGATTTTGGGAAAGAATAA